The Streptomyces sp. ALI-76-A nucleotide sequence CACGTGGCCCTGCTTTCGCGATCGGATGCTTCGGGGACGACGTCAACGGCTTCGGGGGCCACGGCACGGCCGGGCGGCGGGTGCGCGGAACGGCTGCCGGCCCCGCCCGCGCCGGCCATCGCCTCGCGGTACCGGGCCACCGTTCCCTCGGCCGCGCGGGCCCAGGTGAAACGCTCCAGCACCCGCGCGCGGCCGGCCGTGCCGAGCCGGGCGCGCAGGGCCGGGTCGGACAGCAGGCGGCTCAGTCCCTCCGCGAGTGCCCCGGAGTCGCCCGGCGGTACCGCGAGGCAGGTCTCCCCGTCGGGGCCGGCGACCTCGGGGATCGCGCCGCCGGTCGTGGCCAGCAGGGGGGTGCCGGTGGCCATGGCCTCCGCGGCCGGCAGCGAGAAGCCCTCGTACAGCGACGGCACGCACGCGACCTCCGCCGAGCGCACCAGGTCCACCAGCTCGGCGTCCGATATGCCCTTGACGAAGTCGACGGCGCCCTCGAGGCCGTACCGCTCGACCGCCTGGGCGACCGGCCCCTTGACGGGCCGCTTGCCGACGACGACGAGGTGGGCGTCGGGACGTTCGGTGCGGACCTTCGCGAGCGCCTCGACCAGGTAGACCAGGCCCTTGAGGGGCACGTCCGCGCTGGACGTCGTCACGATCCGGCCCGGCACGACGGGCACCGAGGGGTCGGGGGAGAACAGGTCGGTGTCGGCGCCGATGTGGACCACGTGGATCCGGTCCTGCCGCACCCCCAGGTGGTCGATGATCTCCTGGCGCGAGGTGCCGGAGACGGTGAGCACGCAGGACAGGCGGCGGGCGACGCGCCGCTGCATGCGGGTGAAGGCGTACCAGCGGCGGACCGAGAACCGGCGCCGCGGCCCCTCGGCCGCGTCCAGCTCCAACTGCCGGTCCACGGTGATGGGGTGGTGGATGGTGGTGACCAGGGGTGCGCCGACATCGCCCAACAGCCCGTATCCGAGCGTCTGGTTGTCGTGCACGACGTCGAACTCACCGCGCCGGGCGCGCAGATGGCGGCGGGCGCGCAGGGAGAAGGTCAGCGGTTCGGGGAACCCGCCGGTCCACATCGTCGCCACTTCCAGCGCGTCGATCCAGTCGCGGTACTCGCCGCGCCCGGGGGTGCGGAAGGGGTCCGGCTGCCGGTACAGGTCGAGGCTGGGCAGCTCGGTGAGGGAGAGCCGGTCGTCGCGGCCCTCGTCGAGGACGGGGTAGGGCTGGGAGCCGATGACCTCGACACGGTGGCCGAGGCGGACCAGTTCGCGCGAGAGGTGCCGTACGTAGACACCCTGGCCGCCGCAGAACGGGTTTCCCTTATAGGTGAGGAGCGCGATGGTGAGCGGTCGCCCGCCGTCGGCAGCGAGGCCCTCTTCCGACCCCGCCTGACTGGCCTCAGCGGTCACTCCCGGCCCCCTTCTGCCTGCACTGTCCCGCGAGACTACGACGGGACGCTAATCTAGAACAAGTTTCAGACTTGATCGTTAAGTCGGCTCTGAATCTACCGGCAGGTAAGGGCACTGCGAGCAGTGGATCAGGTGATTCACGCCACGGCCGGCCACCCCTGCCATGCTGTGTGATCACCGATCGGCACCGACTGTCAGGGAACGGGACCCATGCCTGCGGAAGCCAGGGCGAACAAGGCGCTGTCCTCGCCGCTCACCGAGCGGCAGGAGGCGCGCCGGCGCCGCATCCTGCACGCGAGCGCGCAGTTGGCCAGCCGGGGCGGTTTCGACGCGGTGCAGATGCGGGAGGTCGCCGAGTCCTCACAGGTGGCGCTCGGCACGCTGTACCGCTACTTCCCGTCGAAGGTGCATCTGCTGGTCGCCACGATGCAGGACCAGCTCGAGCACATGCACGGCACGCTGCGGAAGAAGCCGCCGGCCGGCGAGACGGCGGCGGAGCGGGTGGCGGAGACCCTGATGCGGGCCTTCCGGGCGTTGCAGCGGGAGCCGCATCTGGCCGACGCGATGGTCCGCGCGCTCACCTTCGCGGACCGCAGCGTCAGCCCGGAGGTCGACCAGGTCTCCCGGCAGACCACGGTGATCATCCTGGACGCGATGGGCCTGGAGAGCCCCACGCCGGACCAGCTCTCCGCGGTCCGCGTCATCGAGCACACCTGGCACTCGGCCCTGATCACCTGGCTCTCGGGCCGCGCCTCGATCGCCCAGGTCAAGATAGACATCGAGACGGTGTGCCGTCTGATCGACCTGACGGGCCCGGACGCCGGAGCCTAGGGGCCGCCGGAGCCGCCGCCGAATCCCGCCCGCCCGACGGCACATGAAGGACCTACGAGACGGGTTTCCCTGCGCCGGCATTACCCGGATCAGGTCCTGAGGTCGCCTTCCGGCCCGACCACTGCCTTCCGGCCTCTCAGCCCACCGTCGACGTCGGCGTCGGCGGATGCCGTAGCGTCTCGCCGAAGTCGGCTACTCCGGTTGAGCTCCCTCACTCGTCCCGTAGGCCACTTCCCATCATAGGACTTCCTTACCGGGACAAAACCCCCTGAACCATGATTTTTTCGCCTTTTCCCGACCCGCTTCCGCCACCCGCGTTCGCCGCCCCGCTTCCACCGCCTACTCCTCCGGCGGGAACACCGGCTCCCCGCTCCCCGGGAGCGTGATCACGATCGCCTCCACCGGGCAGGACTCCGCCGCCGCGAGGACCTTCTCGTTGGCGTCGGTCTCCGGTTCGGCGGGGTGGGACTGGCGGGCCGCGTCGAGGCGGAAGTCGTCGGGGGCGTGGTGGACACAGGTCGCGGAGCCGACGCACAGGGAACGGTCGACCTCGACGTGCCAGCGGTCACCCATGACCCGTCAGCCCTCCCATCCCGCCGGCAGGTGGATCATCTTGTGCTCCAGGTACTCGCCGTAGCCCTCCGGCCCGAACTCCCGCCCCAGACCGGAGCTCTTGTAGCCGCCGAACGGGCCGAGCATGTCGAGGCTGAAGGTGTTCACCGAGTACGTTCCGGTGCGGACCCGCCGGGCGACCTCGATGCCGCGCTCCACGTCCGCCGTCCACACGCTGCCGCTGAGGCCGTAGTCGGAGTCGTTGGCGATCTTCACCGCCTCGGTCTCGTCGCCGTAGGGGAGGAGGCAGATGACCGGGCCGAAGATCTCCTCGCGGGCGATCCGCATGGAGTTGTCGACGTCGCCGAAGAGGGTCGGCTCCACGTACCAGCCCCGGTCCAGGCCCGGCGGACGTCCACCGCCGGTGAGGATCTTCGCGCCCTCCTCCTGGCCGATGCGGATGTAGTCCAGGGCGCGCCGCTGCTGGCGCTCGGCCACCAGCGGGCCCACCTGGGTCGCCGGGTCCAGCGGGTCGCCGACCACCAGCGCGCCGGCCGCCGCCGCGAAGGCCTCGGCGAACTCGTCGTAGCGCGAGCGGGGCAGCAGGATGCGGCTCTGGGCCACACACGCCTGCCCGTTGTTCATCCAGGCCACCGGGACGATCCCGGCCACCGCCGTCTCCAGGTCCGCGTCCGGCAGCACCACCGCCGCCGACTTGCCGCCCAACTCCAGCGTCACACGGGTGAGATGGCGGGAGGCGACCTCCATCACGCGCTTGCCGGCCGCCACCGAGCCGGTGAAGGAGACCTTGTCGACGCCGGGGTGTCCGACGAGGTACTCGCTGACCTCGCGGTCCGCCGGGAGGATGGACAGGACGCCCTCCGGCAGCCCGGCCTCGCGGGCGATGTCGGCGAGGATGTACGCGTCCAGCGGCGACTCCGGCGACGGCTTGAGCACCACCGTGCAGCCGGTGAGCAGCGCGGGCGCGAGCTTGGCGGCGGCC carries:
- a CDS encoding glycosyltransferase family 4 protein: MTAEASQAGSEEGLAADGGRPLTIALLTYKGNPFCGGQGVYVRHLSRELVRLGHRVEVIGSQPYPVLDEGRDDRLSLTELPSLDLYRQPDPFRTPGRGEYRDWIDALEVATMWTGGFPEPLTFSLRARRHLRARRGEFDVVHDNQTLGYGLLGDVGAPLVTTIHHPITVDRQLELDAAEGPRRRFSVRRWYAFTRMQRRVARRLSCVLTVSGTSRQEIIDHLGVRQDRIHVVHIGADTDLFSPDPSVPVVPGRIVTTSSADVPLKGLVYLVEALAKVRTERPDAHLVVVGKRPVKGPVAQAVERYGLEGAVDFVKGISDAELVDLVRSAEVACVPSLYEGFSLPAAEAMATGTPLLATTGGAIPEVAGPDGETCLAVPPGDSGALAEGLSRLLSDPALRARLGTAGRARVLERFTWARAAEGTVARYREAMAGAGGAGSRSAHPPPGRAVAPEAVDVVPEASDRESRATC
- a CDS encoding TetR family transcriptional regulator, translating into MPAEARANKALSSPLTERQEARRRRILHASAQLASRGGFDAVQMREVAESSQVALGTLYRYFPSKVHLLVATMQDQLEHMHGTLRKKPPAGETAAERVAETLMRAFRALQREPHLADAMVRALTFADRSVSPEVDQVSRQTTVIILDAMGLESPTPDQLSAVRVIEHTWHSALITWLSGRASIAQVKIDIETVCRLIDLTGPDAGA
- a CDS encoding ferredoxin, producing the protein MGDRWHVEVDRSLCVGSATCVHHAPDDFRLDAARQSHPAEPETDANEKVLAAAESCPVEAIVITLPGSGEPVFPPEE
- a CDS encoding aldehyde dehydrogenase, whose translation is MTELVEHGQLFIGGELTDPLGTDVIEVVSPHTEEVIGRVPHASAADVDRAVAVARTAFDEGPWPRMPLDERIAVVARIKDAIAVRHEEIARVISSENGSPYSWSVLAQALGAMMVWDSAITVARDFTYEERRDGVLGRILVRREPVGVVAAVVPWNVPQFVAAAKLAPALLTGCTVVLKPSPESPLDAYILADIAREAGLPEGVLSILPADREVSEYLVGHPGVDKVSFTGSVAAGKRVMEVASRHLTRVTLELGGKSAAVVLPDADLETAVAGIVPVAWMNNGQACVAQSRILLPRSRYDEFAEAFAAAAGALVVGDPLDPATQVGPLVAERQQRRALDYIRIGQEEGAKILTGGGRPPGLDRGWYVEPTLFGDVDNSMRIAREEIFGPVICLLPYGDETEAVKIANDSDYGLSGSVWTADVERGIEVARRVRTGTYSVNTFSLDMLGPFGGYKSSGLGREFGPEGYGEYLEHKMIHLPAGWEG